One genomic segment of Dehalogenimonas alkenigignens includes these proteins:
- a CDS encoding amino acid ABC transporter ATP-binding protein gives MAEPIIQIEDIHKRFGRVQALRGVSLNVEKGEVVVIIGPSGSGKSTLLRCINRLEEYNSGKIVVDGIPLDTTENINAVRREVGMVFQQFNLFSHLSVLDNLVLAQCQVRKRSREEAVETARQLLKKVGIPEKEGAFPGQLSGGQQQRVAIARALAMNPKIMLFDEPTSALDPEMIKEVLDVMAALAAEGMTMVVVSHEMGFARAAADRMIFMDEGRIVEMASPKEFFTNPKEERSRAFLSKVLHIH, from the coding sequence ATGGCCGAGCCGATTATACAGATAGAAGATATCCACAAGCGCTTCGGCCGGGTGCAGGCCCTGCGAGGCGTCAGCCTCAATGTCGAGAAGGGCGAGGTCGTAGTCATCATCGGCCCGTCCGGCTCAGGAAAATCAACCCTCCTGCGCTGCATCAACAGGCTGGAAGAATATAACTCCGGCAAGATAGTCGTCGACGGCATTCCGCTGGATACCACCGAGAACATTAACGCCGTCCGCCGCGAGGTAGGCATGGTCTTTCAGCAGTTCAACCTCTTTTCCCATCTCTCGGTGCTGGACAACCTGGTGCTGGCCCAATGCCAGGTGCGCAAGCGCTCCAGGGAAGAAGCCGTTGAGACGGCGCGCCAGCTTTTAAAGAAGGTGGGCATACCGGAGAAGGAAGGCGCCTTCCCGGGCCAGCTTTCCGGCGGCCAGCAGCAGCGGGTGGCCATTGCCCGGGCGCTGGCCATGAATCCCAAGATCATGCTCTTCGACGAGCCGACCTCGGCCCTTGACCCGGAAATGATTAAAGAGGTCCTCGATGTCATGGCCGCCCTGGCCGCTGAAGGCATGACCATGGTGGTGGTGTCCCACGAGATGGGCTTTGCCCGCGCCGCCGCCGACCGCATGATCTTCATGGACGAAGGTCGGATTGTGGAGATGGCCTCGCCCAAAGAATTCTTCACCAACCCCAAAGAGGAGAGGTCGCGGGCATTTCTGTCCAAGGTGCTGCATATCCACTAG
- a CDS encoding DUF6512 family protein, with amino-acid sequence MKRILRWELLGILFVFSLGALLHFVFEWSGESLLAGAFASVNESVWEHFKQGFWPMVIWAAIEYPVFRGKVNNFFAAKGTAVYLIPAVTALIFYAYTAATGEEILIVDILIFAAAVAIGQLVSYKILTSGKLPGYMNWVGLAMIIALGSAMILFTFNPPELPIFLDPNGFYGIPFGAR; translated from the coding sequence ATGAAACGCATCCTTAGATGGGAACTCCTCGGCATCCTCTTCGTCTTCAGCCTCGGCGCGCTGCTGCATTTTGTTTTTGAATGGTCGGGTGAATCCCTGCTGGCTGGCGCCTTTGCCTCGGTCAATGAGAGTGTCTGGGAGCATTTCAAGCAGGGTTTCTGGCCAATGGTGATCTGGGCGGCGATCGAATATCCGGTCTTTCGAGGCAAAGTAAACAACTTCTTTGCCGCCAAGGGCACGGCTGTTTACCTTATTCCCGCCGTAACGGCGCTGATCTTCTACGCCTACACCGCGGCCACCGGCGAGGAAATCCTCATCGTCGATATCCTGATCTTCGCCGCGGCAGTCGCTATCGGGCAATTAGTCAGCTACAAGATTCTGACGTCGGGCAAACTGCCCGGTTATATGAATTGGGTGGGGCTGGCTATGATTATAGCCCTCGGGTCGGCGATGATATTGTTCACCTTTAACCCGCCGGAACTGCCCATTTTCCTGGACCCGAACGGCTTTTACGGCATCCCCTTCGGCGCCCGCTAA
- a CDS encoding helix-turn-helix transcriptional regulator — MRNKLKVYRAMHDLTQEALAEKLGVTRQTIISIESGRYDPSLGLAFKIAGLFKVKIEDVFSREDAD; from the coding sequence ATGCGCAACAAACTTAAAGTTTACCGGGCGATGCATGATCTGACTCAGGAAGCTCTAGCTGAAAAACTGGGGGTAACGCGGCAGACGATCATCTCCATCGAAAGCGGCCGCTACGACCCTTCTCTGGGGCTGGCGTTCAAGATCGCCGGGTTGTTCAAGGTGAAAATCGAGGACGTTTTTTCCCGGGAAGATGCCGATTAG
- a CDS encoding DUF2178 domain-containing protein yields MSADSFRKLMSIIALGLGALIAFAIVAELPVWVPLLAVMLALVAANIFRRGVKEVLADERSRRVDEKATVLTYRVFTTVTALGVLLVMMLRSSLPEWAFIAGQAVAFALCALMLLHLAVIKYYSGKL; encoded by the coding sequence TTGAGCGCTGACAGTTTCAGGAAATTAATGAGCATCATCGCTCTAGGCCTGGGGGCGTTGATCGCTTTCGCTATCGTCGCCGAGCTGCCGGTGTGGGTGCCGTTATTGGCGGTGATGCTGGCGCTGGTCGCAGCCAATATCTTCCGCCGAGGGGTTAAAGAGGTGCTGGCTGATGAACGCAGCCGCCGTGTCGACGAGAAGGCCACGGTCTTAACCTACCGTGTCTTCACCACCGTGACCGCTTTGGGAGTCCTTTTGGTGATGATGCTGCGCAGCAGCCTGCCGGAGTGGGCTTTCATCGCCGGTCAGGCCGTCGCCTTTGCCCTTTGCGCTCTGATGCTGCTGCATCTGGCAGTCATCAAGTATTATTCGGGGAAGTTATAG
- a CDS encoding MerR family transcriptional regulator, whose product MTPTLDGHRLLSTRDASELLKVSPDTLRRWGDEGRIECWRISPRGDRRFRREDIERLAWLQFKNAGGGSSAAVSAV is encoded by the coding sequence ATGACACCAACCCTAGATGGCCACAGGCTGCTTAGCACCCGGGACGCATCCGAATTGCTGAAGGTGTCCCCGGATACGCTGCGGCGCTGGGGGGATGAAGGCAGGATAGAGTGCTGGCGCATCTCCCCGAGGGGCGACCGGCGCTTCCGGAGAGAAGACATCGAACGCCTGGCCTGGCTGCAGTTCAAAAATGCCGGCGGCGGATCCTCGGCTGCTGTTTCCGCGGTCTAA
- a CDS encoding DUF998 domain-containing protein has protein sequence MTRRRFYLAIAPALPFICGAAAVIMITCDVIAISLNPGYDPLRESISDLVLLPNGWMEEWGMAAAGIANAFLAGLMLSSDAGRRHRGLLVSGGLFAVSTACFGVIIIFNTDPGTAVTTVAGGIHVAAVILLAVLFPVTGLVLARSVRGFHDAVAVGNLARIMAVIGAVVAWQVLPIHQDTFIGLSERFLSGVGLAWMVFAGSHLPGLLEGLDRASRGAADQISASYKR, from the coding sequence ATGACCCGGCGCCGGTTCTATCTGGCTATCGCGCCTGCCCTGCCGTTTATTTGCGGCGCGGCGGCGGTCATCATGATCACCTGCGATGTCATCGCCATTTCCCTTAATCCCGGATATGATCCCCTGCGCGAATCCATCAGTGATCTGGTGCTGCTGCCCAACGGCTGGATGGAGGAATGGGGCATGGCCGCGGCAGGCATAGCCAACGCATTTCTGGCCGGCCTGATGCTTTCCTCCGACGCCGGCAGGCGGCACCGGGGACTGCTGGTTTCCGGCGGGCTGTTTGCCGTCAGCACCGCCTGTTTTGGCGTGATCATCATTTTCAATACCGACCCCGGAACGGCCGTGACCACCGTCGCCGGGGGCATCCACGTGGCCGCGGTAATCCTGCTGGCGGTGTTGTTTCCGGTTACCGGATTGGTTCTGGCCAGGTCCGTCCGGGGGTTTCATGATGCCGTCGCGGTGGGCAATCTGGCCAGGATTATGGCGGTGATCGGGGCTGTGGTTGCCTGGCAGGTACTGCCGATCCACCAGGATACTTTTATCGGCCTGAGCGAACGTTTCCTATCCGGCGTCGGCCTGGCCTGGATGGTTTTTGCCGGCAGCCATCTCCCCGGATTGCTCGAAGGATTGGACCGGGCTTCCCGCGGGGCTGCGGATCAGATATCGGCTTCGTATAAAAGATAG
- a CDS encoding GNAT family N-acetyltransferase produces MTVEPAIRRAESRDIPVIVHYNMALAAETEKRHLDQATVTAGVTAFLEHPEYGFYIIAEAGGEPVAQTMITYEWSDWRNGVIWWIQSVYVSAAWRRLGLYRKLYQQVRELAAQDGGVKELRLYVDQDNTAARQTYQALGMMPSRYLLYEADI; encoded by the coding sequence GTGACAGTCGAACCTGCCATCCGCCGCGCCGAAAGCAGGGATATCCCTGTAATCGTCCACTACAACATGGCTCTGGCGGCGGAAACCGAAAAACGGCATCTTGACCAGGCCACCGTAACCGCGGGCGTAACCGCTTTTTTAGAACACCCGGAGTACGGCTTTTATATCATCGCCGAGGCAGGCGGCGAGCCGGTGGCCCAGACGATGATTACATACGAATGGAGTGACTGGCGCAACGGCGTCATCTGGTGGATCCAGAGCGTTTATGTCAGTGCCGCCTGGCGGCGCCTCGGTCTGTACCGCAAGCTTTATCAACAAGTCAGGGAGCTGGCGGCGCAGGACGGCGGGGTGAAAGAGTTGCGGCTGTATGTCGACCAGGACAATACCGCCGCGCGGCAAACCTATCAGGCGCTGGGTATGATGCCGAGCCGCTATCTTTTATACGAAGCCGATATCTGA
- the trpE gene encoding anthranilate synthase component I: MYTPTLEQIRRLTGEGNLAAVSRDLMADLETPVSAFLKISRGGPSFLLESVEGGQRMARYSFIGTEPRHLLVTPSGSAEDSIKSVEAALAGRKLAGQPDLPRFCGGAVGYLSYEAAGKFERLPTPGADSLGLPEAVFMLAETFLVFDHVSHRIRVVSLMPLDGDLDTAYSEAIARIDELCRRLAGPLPPRAAGEAPEVAPAFISSVSRQSFEASVADIQEAIAAGEAIQVVLSQRLSRVTGARPFDIYRALRSINPSPYMFYLDFQDFQIIGASPEILVRVEGGEVITRPLAGTRRRGKTSEEDLELEAELRADPKERAEHIMLVDLGRNDIGRVSMPGSVEVSDLMNVERYSHVMHLVSHVKGRLQPGLSAGDALRAAFPAGTVSGAPKVRAMQLIAEHEPERRGPYAGAVGYFSYSGGMDMAIAIRTMVAARGRVYVQAGAGIVYDSNPESEYLETLSKAQALFKAVERAEAGV; the protein is encoded by the coding sequence ATGTACACGCCAACCCTGGAACAAATACGAAGGTTGACCGGTGAGGGCAACCTCGCCGCCGTCTCCCGCGACCTCATGGCGGATCTTGAGACCCCGGTTTCCGCCTTCCTTAAAATTTCCCGCGGGGGGCCTTCCTTCCTCCTCGAGAGCGTCGAGGGCGGCCAGCGTATGGCCCGCTACTCCTTCATCGGCACTGAACCCAGACACCTCCTGGTCACTCCGTCCGGCTCGGCGGAAGACTCGATCAAGTCCGTCGAGGCCGCTTTAGCGGGCCGGAAACTGGCTGGACAGCCCGACTTGCCTCGCTTCTGCGGCGGCGCCGTGGGCTATCTGTCGTACGAGGCGGCGGGCAAGTTCGAGAGGCTGCCGACGCCTGGGGCTGATTCCCTCGGCTTGCCGGAAGCCGTCTTCATGCTGGCCGAGACCTTTCTGGTTTTCGACCATGTCTCCCACCGCATCCGGGTGGTCTCGCTGATGCCGCTGGACGGCGACCTCGATACCGCATACTCCGAAGCCATCGCCCGAATCGACGAACTGTGCCGCCGCCTGGCAGGACCGTTGCCGCCTCGGGCAGCCGGGGAAGCACCGGAGGTTGCGCCCGCCTTCATCTCTTCGGTCAGCCGGCAGTCGTTTGAAGCCAGCGTCGCCGATATCCAAGAGGCCATCGCCGCCGGCGAAGCCATTCAGGTGGTGCTGTCGCAGCGCCTGTCCAGGGTCACCGGGGCCCGGCCTTTCGACATCTACCGCGCTCTCAGGAGCATCAACCCGTCTCCCTATATGTTCTATCTGGATTTCCAGGACTTTCAGATCATCGGCGCTTCGCCCGAGATACTCGTCCGCGTTGAGGGCGGCGAGGTAATCACCCGGCCGCTGGCCGGCACCCGGAGGCGGGGAAAGACTTCAGAGGAGGACCTGGAGCTTGAAGCTGAACTCAGGGCCGATCCCAAGGAACGCGCCGAGCACATTATGCTGGTGGACCTCGGCCGCAACGACATCGGCCGCGTTTCGATGCCCGGCTCGGTGGAAGTGTCCGATCTGATGAACGTCGAGAGGTATTCTCACGTCATGCACCTGGTCAGCCATGTCAAGGGCAGGCTGCAGCCTGGGCTTTCCGCCGGCGACGCGCTGCGGGCTGCCTTCCCCGCCGGCACCGTCTCCGGCGCGCCGAAGGTTCGCGCCATGCAGCTTATCGCCGAGCATGAGCCGGAGCGGCGGGGACCTTACGCCGGGGCAGTCGGCTACTTCAGCTATAGCGGCGGCATGGACATGGCTATCGCCATCCGTACTATGGTTGCCGCCCGCGGCAGGGTTTACGTCCAGGCCGGCGCCGGCATCGTCTATGACTCCAACCCGGAGTCGGAATATTTAGAGACGCTGAGCAAAGCCCAGGCGCTGTTTAAAGCCGTCGAGCGGGCTGAGGCTGGAGTCTAG
- a CDS encoding anthranilate synthase component II has translation MILLIDNYDSFTYNLFQYLCELGADVCVRRNDEIDIRGIQLLNPERIVVSPGPSSPEHAGISNEVIRYFGPTLPVLGVCLGHQCLGHVYGGDVIRAKSVMHGKTSAIEHTGKGIFEGVPSPFTAVRYHSLAVAGDTLPDCLEVTAWAADGEIMGLRHREFPVQGVQFHPESFMSQYGKELLRNFLNGGGR, from the coding sequence ATGATACTGCTTATCGATAATTACGACTCCTTCACCTACAACCTCTTCCAGTACCTGTGCGAACTTGGCGCCGACGTCTGCGTCCGGCGCAACGACGAGATTGATATTCGCGGCATCCAGCTGCTCAATCCCGAGCGGATCGTGGTCTCCCCCGGTCCATCGTCGCCGGAACACGCCGGCATCTCCAATGAGGTCATCCGATATTTCGGCCCAACGCTGCCGGTCTTGGGGGTTTGTCTGGGGCATCAGTGCCTGGGCCACGTTTACGGCGGCGACGTCATCAGGGCTAAATCGGTGATGCACGGCAAAACGTCTGCCATCGAACACACCGGGAAGGGCATCTTTGAGGGTGTTCCGTCGCCTTTTACCGCCGTCCGCTATCATTCGCTTGCGGTGGCCGGGGACACCCTGCCTGATTGCCTGGAGGTGACTGCCTGGGCAGCCGATGGTGAAATCATGGGGCTGCGGCACCGGGAATTCCCCGTCCAGGGCGTCCAATTCCACCCGGAGTCTTTCATGTCGCAATACGGCAAGGAACTGCTGAGAAATTTCTTGAACGGGGGCGGGCGATGA
- the trpD gene encoding anthranilate phosphoribosyltransferase: protein MIKEAIQNLVSGKSLSADEASAVMGEIMDGAATPAQFGAFVTALRCKGETVEEMVGLARTMRARALPVKSASPVVDTCGTGGDGAGTFNISTAAAIIAAACGVKVAKHGNRAMSSRCGSADVLEALGVRINLSPEEAAECLERVGIVFMFAPMFHPAMKHAGPPRKEIGIRTVFNLLGPLCNPAGATAQVIGVPGKDLVLKMAAALRALGGAHALVVHGDGLDELTVTGPTQVCELIGDELNRYTVAPEDVGLSRHSIDAIKGGDAGSNAAAMLRLLEGAPGALRDASVLNAAAALLVADRVKTMTEGVIMAAEAIDNGWALAKLEKFVEMTQMLEARRAA from the coding sequence ATGATTAAGGAAGCGATTCAGAATCTGGTATCCGGCAAATCCCTTTCCGCAGATGAAGCCTCGGCGGTCATGGGGGAGATCATGGACGGGGCAGCCACCCCGGCCCAGTTCGGCGCCTTTGTTACCGCCTTAAGGTGCAAGGGCGAAACAGTGGAAGAGATGGTTGGTCTGGCGCGGACGATGCGGGCCCGGGCGCTGCCGGTAAAATCGGCCAGCCCGGTGGTGGACACCTGCGGCACCGGCGGCGACGGGGCGGGCACCTTTAATATCTCCACCGCCGCGGCCATCATCGCCGCCGCCTGCGGCGTCAAGGTGGCCAAGCACGGCAACCGTGCCATGTCGTCGCGCTGCGGTTCAGCCGATGTCCTGGAGGCGCTGGGCGTTCGTATTAACCTGTCGCCCGAGGAGGCTGCAGAATGTCTGGAGCGTGTCGGCATCGTTTTTATGTTCGCACCCATGTTCCATCCGGCCATGAAACATGCGGGGCCGCCGCGGAAAGAGATCGGCATCCGCACCGTCTTCAACCTGCTGGGGCCGCTGTGCAACCCGGCCGGGGCTACCGCTCAGGTCATCGGCGTGCCCGGCAAGGACCTGGTGCTCAAGATGGCCGCGGCGCTGCGAGCTCTGGGCGGCGCCCATGCTCTGGTAGTTCACGGCGACGGACTGGACGAACTTACGGTCACCGGACCGACTCAAGTATGCGAGCTTATCGGCGATGAACTGAACCGCTACACCGTCGCCCCCGAGGATGTCGGTCTATCCCGGCACTCGATTGACGCAATAAAAGGCGGTGACGCCGGGTCGAACGCCGCCGCCATGCTGCGGCTGCTCGAAGGCGCGCCCGGGGCGCTGCGTGACGCCTCCGTTTTGAACGCCGCCGCAGCACTGCTCGTCGCCGACCGGGTAAAAACCATGACTGAGGGCGTCATCATGGCCGCCGAAGCCATCGACAACGGGTGGGCGCTCGCCAAACTTGAAAAATTCGTCGAAATGACTCAGATGCTGGAGGCCAGGCGTGCTGCTTGA
- the trpC gene encoding indole-3-glycerol phosphate synthase TrpC, whose protein sequence is MLLDEIVAATRSAVSERKRRVPLDLLISEIEKRPPPKDFAAAIAGGGVKIIAEVKKASPSKGVIKADFDPVVIAREYARGGAAAISVLTEEKYFHGSPAYLSDIAEYLDDTRPPLLRKDFITDEYQVYEARACGADAVLLIVAVLTAPELTSLLELARRLGMAALVEAHDEAEVKAAVRSGANIIGINNRDLKTFRVDLATTGRLRRLIPAGRLTVSESGITCSDDIKYLQNLDIDAALVGEALVTAPDIGHKLRELLG, encoded by the coding sequence GTGCTGCTTGATGAAATTGTCGCGGCGACGCGGTCGGCCGTCAGTGAGCGTAAGCGGCGGGTACCCCTCGACCTGCTTATCAGCGAGATCGAGAAGCGGCCGCCGCCGAAAGATTTCGCCGCCGCCATCGCCGGTGGCGGAGTGAAGATTATCGCCGAGGTAAAAAAAGCGTCTCCATCGAAAGGAGTGATCAAGGCTGATTTCGACCCGGTGGTCATTGCCCGGGAATACGCCCGCGGCGGCGCGGCGGCTATTTCGGTGTTAACTGAGGAAAAGTACTTCCATGGCAGCCCTGCCTATTTAAGTGACATCGCAGAGTATCTGGATGATACCCGACCGCCGCTGCTCCGTAAGGACTTCATCACGGATGAATACCAGGTCTACGAGGCGCGGGCCTGCGGCGCCGATGCGGTGCTGCTTATCGTCGCTGTATTGACTGCTCCGGAGCTAACCTCGCTGCTTGAATTAGCCCGCCGCCTGGGTATGGCGGCGCTGGTAGAGGCGCATGACGAAGCCGAGGTCAAAGCGGCCGTCCGCAGCGGCGCCAATATTATCGGCATCAATAACCGCGATCTCAAGACATTCAGGGTTGACCTGGCGACAACCGGCAGGCTCAGGCGGCTGATACCTGCCGGACGGCTCACGGTGAGCGAGAGCGGCATCACCTGCAGTGATGACATAAAGTACCTTCAAAACCTCGACATCGACGCTGCGCTGGTCGGTGAGGCGCTGGTGACAGCGCCCGATATCGGGCACAAACTGAGGGAACTGCTGGGATGA
- a CDS encoding phosphoribosylanthranilate isomerase — translation MTRIKICGITDVETIGLCARLGADFIGLVFAESRRKLTPERALELTHHLFTMPKRPKLAGVFVNAPAYEVNRIAEYCRLDRVQLSGDEDEDYCRRIERPLIRATRIDGDTGAEEIESRIAAARPRTIHLLDRRGDDTYGGSGEKFDWTILGGLEPSLPLMVAGGLTPENVGELILRYHPWGVDVSSGVESRGIKDPAKILAFIRAVKAADARLKGVRNAA, via the coding sequence ATGACGCGCATCAAGATCTGCGGCATCACAGATGTGGAGACAATTGGCCTGTGCGCCCGTCTGGGGGCGGACTTCATCGGGCTGGTCTTCGCCGAGAGCCGTCGCAAATTGACGCCGGAACGGGCTCTGGAGTTGACCCATCATCTTTTTACCATGCCGAAGCGGCCGAAACTGGCCGGCGTCTTCGTCAATGCCCCGGCCTACGAGGTCAACCGCATCGCCGAATACTGCCGTCTTGACCGGGTACAGCTTTCCGGCGATGAGGACGAGGATTACTGCCGCCGCATCGAGCGGCCGCTGATCAGGGCTACCCGGATCGACGGCGACACTGGCGCCGAGGAGATCGAGAGCCGTATCGCCGCCGCCCGGCCGCGAACCATCCATCTGTTAGACCGCCGCGGCGATGACACTTACGGCGGCTCCGGCGAAAAATTCGACTGGACCATTTTGGGGGGGCTTGAACCTTCGCTGCCGTTGATGGTGGCCGGGGGACTTACCCCGGAAAATGTCGGGGAACTGATACTGCGCTACCATCCCTGGGGGGTGGATGTGTCATCAGGCGTCGAGAGCCGCGGCATCAAGGATCCGGCCAAAATCCTGGCCTTTATCCGGGCTGTAAAAGCCGCGGACGCCCGCTTGAAAGGAGTTAGGAATGCTGCCTGA
- the trpB gene encoding tryptophan synthase subunit beta, with product MLPDNRGYFGGYGGRYVPETLVPALTDLTAGYEGVKNDTSFQSELDGLLAHYAGRATPLYYAANLTRRCGGARIFLKREDLAHTGSHKINNALGQGLLAKRLGKQRIIAETGAGQHGVASAAVCAMFGLDCVVYMGEDDVKRQALNVFRMRLMGAEVRPVASGSRTLKDAINEAMRDWVSHPEDSYYLIGSVVGPHPYPMMVRDFQSVIGREARTQMLDAAGKLPDYAVACVGGGSNSIGLFYPFITDSSVKLIGVEAGGSGIDTGRHAATLSAGRPGVLHGARSYLMQDACGQVAETHSISAGLDYPGVGPEHSFLKDSGRAEYVAVTDEEALAAFRLLSETEGILPAMESSHAIALAARLAAALDKSQTILVCLSGRGDKDMDIVMKAMGVS from the coding sequence ATGCTGCCTGATAACAGGGGATATTTTGGGGGTTACGGCGGACGCTATGTCCCGGAGACGCTGGTGCCGGCGCTTACGGACTTGACCGCCGGCTATGAAGGGGTCAAAAATGACACCTCATTCCAAAGTGAACTCGACGGGCTGCTGGCTCACTACGCCGGCCGCGCCACGCCGCTGTATTACGCCGCTAATCTGACCCGCCGCTGCGGCGGGGCAAGAATCTTTTTGAAGCGCGAGGATTTAGCCCATACCGGCTCGCATAAGATCAACAACGCCCTTGGCCAGGGACTGCTGGCAAAACGCCTGGGCAAGCAGCGGATTATCGCCGAAACCGGCGCCGGGCAGCACGGCGTGGCCTCCGCCGCCGTCTGCGCCATGTTTGGGCTTGACTGTGTCGTTTATATGGGTGAAGACGACGTCAAGCGGCAGGCCTTGAATGTCTTCCGCATGCGCCTGATGGGCGCTGAAGTCAGGCCGGTGGCTTCAGGGTCGCGGACGCTGAAAGACGCCATCAACGAGGCCATGCGAGACTGGGTATCCCACCCGGAGGACAGCTATTACCTGATCGGCTCGGTCGTCGGGCCGCACCCGTACCCGATGATGGTACGGGACTTCCAGTCGGTCATCGGGCGCGAGGCTCGGACGCAAATGCTCGACGCCGCCGGGAAACTCCCGGACTACGCCGTGGCTTGTGTCGGCGGCGGTTCAAACTCCATCGGCCTGTTCTATCCTTTCATCACCGATTCGTCGGTAAAGCTGATTGGCGTTGAGGCCGGCGGCTCCGGCATCGATACCGGCAGACATGCCGCCACCCTTTCAGCCGGGCGGCCTGGAGTGCTTCACGGGGCGCGGTCCTACCTGATGCAGGACGCCTGCGGCCAGGTGGCAGAGACACACAGCATCTCTGCCGGTCTGGACTACCCCGGCGTCGGGCCGGAGCACAGTTTCTTGAAAGATTCCGGCCGCGCCGAGTACGTGGCGGTGACCGACGAGGAAGCCCTGGCCGCCTTCCGGCTGCTGTCTGAGACCGAGGGCATACTGCCGGCTATGGAATCGTCGCACGCCATTGCCCTGGCGGCCAGGCTGGCGGCGGCGCTCGACAAGAGTCAAACGATCCTCGTCTGCCTGTCCGGCCGCGGGGATAAAGATATGGATATCGTGATGAAGGCAATGGGAGTGAGCTGA
- the trpA gene encoding tryptophan synthase subunit alpha, with the protein MSDISRAFGGGRKALIGYLTVGYPDIETTLKAAVVLERAGCDIIELGVPFSDPIGDGPVIQAASFRALQNGVTPADCIETAAELRRRGLNAPLVFMGYYNPVLSYGIEPFCRDSAAAGVSGLIMPDLPPDESGDLDAAAVKHGIDLIYLLAPTSTAARVALIAEKARGFIYLTSVAGVTGARDGVPEYLPDFVAKVRRQASLPLAVGFGVSTAEQAAAIGCYADGVIIGSKLLRLIEEDPSLASLEEFTAGVRTALDGTG; encoded by the coding sequence ATGAGTGATATATCCAGGGCTTTCGGCGGCGGGCGCAAGGCGCTCATCGGCTACCTGACCGTCGGCTATCCGGACATCGAGACGACGTTAAAAGCGGCGGTTGTCCTGGAGAGGGCCGGCTGCGATATCATCGAACTCGGGGTTCCCTTTTCCGATCCCATCGGCGATGGACCGGTCATCCAGGCGGCCAGTTTTCGGGCGCTGCAGAATGGAGTCACTCCTGCGGATTGTATCGAAACCGCCGCCGAACTCAGGCGGCGGGGTTTGAATGCGCCGCTGGTCTTCATGGGCTACTACAATCCCGTTTTGAGCTACGGGATCGAGCCTTTCTGCCGCGACTCGGCCGCCGCCGGCGTTTCCGGCTTGATCATGCCGGACCTGCCGCCGGACGAGTCCGGAGATCTTGATGCGGCAGCAGTAAAACATGGCATAGATTTGATATATCTCCTGGCGCCGACCTCGACCGCCGCGCGTGTCGCTCTGATAGCTGAGAAAGCGCGCGGCTTTATTTATTTGACCTCAGTGGCCGGGGTCACCGGCGCCCGCGACGGCGTTCCGGAGTACCTGCCGGATTTCGTCGCGAAGGTACGGCGGCAGGCCAGTCTGCCCCTGGCGGTGGGTTTCGGCGTGTCGACGGCCGAACAGGCGGCAGCCATCGGATGCTACGCCGACGGCGTGATCATCGGAAGCAAGCTTCTTAGGCTCATCGAGGAAGACCCGTCGCTGGCATCTCTCGAAGAATTCACCGCCGGGGTGCGGACCGCGCTCGACGGAACGGGTTAA